One segment of Primulina huaijiensis isolate GDHJ02 unplaced genomic scaffold, ASM1229523v2 scaffold25443, whole genome shotgun sequence DNA contains the following:
- the LOC140967544 gene encoding desiccation-related protein At2g46140 isoform X1 — MASCDEPEIVERGDKKDEEKGGFIDKVKDFIHDIGEKIEETIGFGKPTADVAAIHIPHINLEKADIVVDVLVKNPNPIPIPLIDINYLIESDGRKLISGLIPDAGTIHAHGSETVKIPVCLIYDDIKSTYADIKPGSIIPYRIKVDLIVDVPVLGRLTLPLEKTGEIPIPYKPDIDIEKIHFEKFSFEETVATLHLKLENKNDFDLGLNDLDYEIWLCDVSIGSADLAKSANIEKNGITSIDIPITFRPKDCGSAVWDMIRGRGTGYSMKGNINVDTPFGPMKLPISREGGTTRLKKKKEDGGDDDDDDEE; from the exons ATGGCATCTTGTGATGAACCTGAAATTGTTGAAAGGGGAGACAAGAAAGACGAAGAGAAAGGTGGATTTATCGACAAGGTTAAGGATTTCATCCATGACATTGGTGAGAAAATCGAGGAAACTATAGGATTTGGGAAGCCAACGGCTGATGTCGCTGCCATTCATATACCTCACATCAATCTTGAAAAGGCAGATATAGTCGTCGACGTTCTCGTGAAGAACCCGAATCCTATCCCGATCCCTCTCATTGACATAAACTACTTAATCGAGAGTGATGGAAGGAAATTGATTTCCGGTTTGATTCCGGATGCTGGAACAATTCATGCACATGGTTCGGAGACAGTTAAGATACCTGTTTGtttaatatatgatgatatCAAAAGCACTTATGCTGATATAAAGCCGGGAAGTATCATTCCTTATCGAATTAAGGTTGACCTCATAGTGGATGTGCCGGTTCTTGGAAGGCTTACATTGCCGCTTGAGAAGACCGGAGAGATCCCAATACCCTATAAACCAGATATTGATATTGAGAAGATCCATTTTGAGAAGTTTTCTTTTGAAGAAACCGTTGCAACTCTTCATTTGAAGttggaaaataagaatgatTTTGACTTGGGGCTTAATGATCTCGACTACGAGATTTGGCTATGTGATGTGAGCATCGGTAGTGCCGATCTCGCAAAATCtgctaatattgaaaagaatgGAATCACCTCCATCGACATTCCCATTACTTTTAGGCCAAAGGATTGTGGTTCTGCTGTTTGGGACATGATTCGGGGAAGAGGAACTGGATATTCCATGAAAGGAAATATCAACGTGGACACTCCTTTTGGGCCAATGAAGTTACCAATTTCGAGGGAGGGTGGTACCACTCGTCTTAAGAAGAAGAAGGAAGATggaggtgatgatgatgatgatgatgag GAATGA
- the LOC140967544 gene encoding desiccation-related protein At2g46140 isoform X2, whose translation MASCDEPEIVERGDKKDEEKGGFIDKVKDFIHDIGEKIEETIGFGKPTADVAAIHIPHINLEKADIVVDVLVKNPNPIPIPLIDINYLIESDGRKLISGLIPDAGTIHAHGSETVKIPVCLIYDDIKSTYADIKPGSIIPYRIKVDLIVDVPVLGRLTLPLEKTGEIPIPYKPDIDIEKIHFEKFSFEETVATLHLKLENKNDFDLGLNDLDYEIWLCDVSIGSADLAKSANIEKNGITSIDIPITFRPKDCGSAVWDMIRGRGTGYSMKGNINVDTPFGPMKLPISREGGTTRLKKKKEDGGDDDDDEE comes from the exons ATGGCATCTTGTGATGAACCTGAAATTGTTGAAAGGGGAGACAAGAAAGACGAAGAGAAAGGTGGATTTATCGACAAGGTTAAGGATTTCATCCATGACATTGGTGAGAAAATCGAGGAAACTATAGGATTTGGGAAGCCAACGGCTGATGTCGCTGCCATTCATATACCTCACATCAATCTTGAAAAGGCAGATATAGTCGTCGACGTTCTCGTGAAGAACCCGAATCCTATCCCGATCCCTCTCATTGACATAAACTACTTAATCGAGAGTGATGGAAGGAAATTGATTTCCGGTTTGATTCCGGATGCTGGAACAATTCATGCACATGGTTCGGAGACAGTTAAGATACCTGTTTGtttaatatatgatgatatCAAAAGCACTTATGCTGATATAAAGCCGGGAAGTATCATTCCTTATCGAATTAAGGTTGACCTCATAGTGGATGTGCCGGTTCTTGGAAGGCTTACATTGCCGCTTGAGAAGACCGGAGAGATCCCAATACCCTATAAACCAGATATTGATATTGAGAAGATCCATTTTGAGAAGTTTTCTTTTGAAGAAACCGTTGCAACTCTTCATTTGAAGttggaaaataagaatgatTTTGACTTGGGGCTTAATGATCTCGACTACGAGATTTGGCTATGTGATGTGAGCATCGGTAGTGCCGATCTCGCAAAATCtgctaatattgaaaagaatgGAATCACCTCCATCGACATTCCCATTACTTTTAGGCCAAAGGATTGTGGTTCTGCTGTTTGGGACATGATTCGGGGAAGAGGAACTGGATATTCCATGAAAGGAAATATCAACGTGGACACTCCTTTTGGGCCAATGAAGTTACCAATTTCGAGGGAGGGTGGTACCACTCGTCTTAAGAAGAAGAAGGAAGATggaggtgatgatgatgatgatg AGGAATGA
- the LOC140967507 gene encoding ankyrin repeat protein SKIP35-like, with translation MEAKKVFVVGRESDIGSEIGSRSSDTEGEVNFEQRQCSDDDLMEMEIETADAEKSSLSDEDEYGTDIVVFSSEKSGGGSPNNVIFSREAPLVMKGDLSTSVCTFGAEKLKSRLAASERDHGKNERKLSRVDRIELGRLFQGAVSARDWELAESLILLADFQTLNDALCISLDSIWFLSTHQELDGITGLIRKIIANGAYDFTRAALRTSFLASCVTACQNRTMSLADTVNVMAQRLHERLQECNGDEVLKAEAGAKVQKFTEWALKCISFHSRCQSNRDRVGHPSAVGIQLQLSAFKTFLDITGNHLTGKDFTEAFDAACFPLTLFSSSFDPGWSSGLSATAIQGLLGMLVEGGADNVNQCFLEASRFGSTELVRILLQIAQRNSLDVDVDLALGFASHYGKIGTMECLVEEGNAMAFLGPLMRAAERGCIPVVEWFVQRGCRDMELCLALTAATSSSQVEAAAYLLPHVPLHILAALSIEILKAAGERSGGSLDGVAFLLHSDFLRDPAATYAVADTIARSEDEPVAPELRDFLQEQWSEAAFLDGLRQGEVHFSNLVQILKWGGSPICLSDLPGPLRVAIAYMPLYRECIKAGGRLLSQKHRGLLVEAARRLGGVVLDEPGQRTELLAVLEHHLPPFLLHPAASCVAP, from the exons ATGGAAGCAAAGAAGGTTTTTGTGGTTGGCAGAGAAAGTGACATCGGAAGTGAAATAGGCAGCCGATCCTCGGATACAGAGGGTGAAGTAAATTTCGAACAACGTCAGTGTTCCGATGACGACTTGATGGAAATGGAAATTGAAACTGCTGATGCTGAGAAGTCAAGTCTGAGTGATGAGGATGAATATGGTACTGATATTGTTGTTTTTAGCTCAGAGAAAAGTGGGGGAGGTAGCCCCAACAATGTAATTTTCTCTAGAGAAGCGCCACTTGTAATGAAGGGAGATTTGAGTACAAGTGTTTGTACTTTCGGTGCGGAGAAACTTAAATCCAGGCTGGCTGCTTCTGAACGCGATCACGGGAAAAACGAGAGAAAGCTCAGTCGAGTTGATAGAATTGAGTTAGGCCGGTTGTTTCAGGGGGCTGTGAGTGCTCGTGATTGGGAGCTTGCTGAGAGTCTGATCTTGTTGGCAGATTTTCAGACACTTAATGATGCACTCTGCATTTCCTTGGATTCAATCTGGTTCTTGAGCACACACCAAGAATTGGATGGAATTACTGGATTAATTAGGAAGATCATAGCTAATGGGGCATATGATTTCACTCGAGCTGCTCTTAGGACTTCATTTCTTGCTTCTTGTGTAACTGCTTGTCAGAATCGAACAATGAGCCTGGCGGATACTGTTAATGTGATGGCACAGAG GTTGCATGAAAGGCTGCAGGAATGCAATGGAGATGAAGTTTTGAAGGCTGAAGCTGGTGCCAAGGTTCAGAAATTTACTGAGTGGGCTCTTAAATGTATAAGCTTCCATTCTCGTTGCCAGAGTAATAGGGATAGAGTGGGTCATCCCTCTGCTGTCGGAATCCAGCTCCAGTTGTCTGCTTTTAAGACCTTTTTAGATATTACTGGCAACCATCTCACTGGAAAAGATTTTACAGAGGCATTTGATGCAGCTTGCTTCCCACTTACGCTCTTTTCTAGTTCATTTGATCCTGGTTGGTCATCAGGTTTATCTGCAACAGCAATCCAAGGACTGTTGGGTATGCTGGTTGAGGGGGGTGCGGACAATGTTAATCAATGTTTTCTGGAGGCCTCACGATTTGGGAGCACAGAGCTTGTTCGCATTTTATTGCAG ATTGCTCAAAGAAACAGCTTAGATGTGGATGTTGATCTGGCATTGGGTTTCGCTTCACATTATGGTAAAATCGGTACAATGGAGTGTCTAGTGGAGGAGGGTAATGCTATGGCTTTCTTGGGTCCTCTGATGCGAGCTGCTGAGAGGGGTTGCATACCAGTTGTTGAGTGGTTTGTTCAAAGGGGTTGCCGAGACATGGAACTGTGCCTCGCCCTCACAGCTGCCACATCAAGCAGTCAAGTCGAGGCTGCGGCATATCTTCTGCCCCACGTTCCCCTGCACATTCTTGCTGCCCTCAGCATCGAAATTCTGAAGGCGGCAGGTGAAAGAAGTGGTGGGTCTCTTGATGGGGTAGCGTTTCTCCTCCATTCAGACTTTTTACGGGATCCTGCTGCTACTTATGCTGTTGCTGACACAATCGCCAGATCTGAAGATGAGCCTGTTGCCCCCGAGCTCAGGGATTTTCTTCAAGAGCAATGGTCAGAGGCAGCTTTCTTGGATGGACTGAGACAAGGAGAAGTACATTTCTCAAACTTGGTTCAAATTTTGAAATGGGGCGGATCTCCAATCTGTTTAAGTGATTTACCTGGCCCCTTGAGGGTGGCGATAGCATACATGCCTTTGTACAGGGAGTGCATCAAAGCCGGAGGTCGTCTATTATCACAAAAGCATCGCGGGCTGTTGGTGGAAGCTGCAAGAAGACTTGGAGGGGTGGTACTAGACGAGCCGGGCCAGAGGACAGAGTTACTGGCAGTATTAGAGCATCATCTTCCTCCATTTTTGCTCCACCCAGCTGCAAGTTGTGTGGCTCCTTGA